A window of Massilia sp. NR 4-1 genomic DNA:
CCGGATTGGCGCCGGAACAGGCCATGCAGGCCGCCCAGCACCTGGCGGTCGGCAAGCTCGATTCGGCGCTGCAGTTACTGGGACAAGGACGAGAACAGGCGCCGCCGCTGGTGCAAGCCTATGGCGCGGCGTTCCGCAGCCTGCTGCACATCCTGGCGGCGATCACCGTCGCCACGGCGGGCGTGATCTGGTACTTCATGGGACGCGGCGCGGCAGCCTCCGCCGCCGCGGCCGACCCGGTCGCCTAAAGCGGCTTGCTCAGGCGGCGGCCAGGCGCTCGGCCAGAATCGCCGACACACCGAGGAAGGCCGGGTACTCGGCCGTGATGACAAAGGTCGGCACCGCCGCCAGGTAAGCGCGGAAGCGCCCCTTGGCCTCGAAACGGGCGCGGAAGCCGGAACGGGCGAAGCGCTCGCCCAGGCGCGGCACGATGCCGCCGCCGATATAAATCCCGCCCTGGGCGCCCAGCGTCACGCCCAGATTGCCGGCGATCGTACCCAACATGGTGCAGAAGGCCTCGACCACCGCATCGCACAGCGCACATTCGCCGGCCAGCGCACGGCGCGCGATCTCCGGCGCCGGCAGCGCTTCGGCCGCCTCGCCGCGCTGCTCGGCCAGCGCGCGGTAAATCAGCTCGATGCCAACGCCGGACAACAGGCGCTCGGCCGAGACATGCTCGAACTCGCGCCAGGCAAAACGCAGGATGGCGATTTCCGTCTCATTCATGGGCGGGAAGCTGACATGGCCGCCTTCGCTGAGCAAGGCCGTCCAGCCCGCCGCCGAAGGAATCAGGCCCGACACGCCCAGCCCGGTGCCGGCGCCGATCAAGCCCAGCGGCGCTCCCGCCAACGCCGCGCCGCCGCCGATCTGCAGCTTTTGCGCATCCGACAGCAGCGGCAGCGAACGCGCCAGCGCCGTGAAATCATTCACCACCGCCAGCACCTCGAAGCCGCACGCGCGGCGCAGCGCCTCGATCGAAAACTCCCAGTGATGGTTGGTCATGCGCACCAGGTCGCCCGTGACCGGGTTGGCAATCGCAATCGCGCCGTGGCGGATGCCCTGCCCCGCCGCTGCGGCCGCTACATCGGGCAGCGCCAGATAGGCTTGCAAAGCCGCCGCCAATGTCGGATACGCCGCACAGGCCAGCACATGCACCAGCCCAATCGTCCCGGGCGCCGTCTCCAGCGCAAAACGGGCGTTGGTGCCGCCCACATCCGCCAGCAGACGCGGACCGGCATAGAGCGAGGACGAAGCGGAAGAAAACGGAGCGGTCATGGCGGACGAAAAATGAGATTGACCCCTTCATCCTAAAGGATTTCTTATCTCCTGCGCAAGGAGTTAAATGTAGTTTGAGTACACAACAACAAACAACAGCAATAAATGTCGCAAAATTAAGCAAAATCAATTGGTAGTATAACTACCATTGTCTTTATGCCAAACCAACAAATATCCATCCTGGTGTCAGGCGGGGCCGCCCAGGCACGACGGTGAGGCAGTCCTTGGACGAAATCAAACAATGTCCCAGCCTGGCGCCAAGCACCGGGCGGGGACATTTGTGGCGGAAGATCAAATGCGGGGGCCTAGCGGCCGGGAGCCGGGGTGAGGCCGGGATCGCCGGATTCGGCGGGGCGGAAGGCGGAGTTCCAGGCGTCGAGGCCGCCATGCAGGGGCCGGGCGCGCTTGTAGCCGTGGGTGTGCAGCTGCTTGGCGACGTGGGCGGCGGTGACATCGTTGGGGCAGCTGCAGTAGACGATGATGATGCGGTCTTTGGGCAGCGCGGCCAGGGCGGCAATCGGGTCGCCATTGGCCAGCAGCGCGCCGGGGACGGCCGGCTCCAGCGATTGGGCGGTCAGGCTGCGGGCGTCGACCAGCACGTGTTCCTGGCCGGTACTCAGCAGTTCCTTGAGTTCGTCGAT
This region includes:
- a CDS encoding glucokinase, whose product is MTAPFSSASSSLYAGPRLLADVGGTNARFALETAPGTIGLVHVLACAAYPTLAAALQAYLALPDVAAAAAGQGIRHGAIAIANPVTGDLVRMTNHHWEFSIEALRRACGFEVLAVVNDFTALARSLPLLSDAQKLQIGGGAALAGAPLGLIGAGTGLGVSGLIPSAAGWTALLSEGGHVSFPPMNETEIAILRFAWREFEHVSAERLLSGVGIELIYRALAEQRGEAAEALPAPEIARRALAGECALCDAVVEAFCTMLGTIAGNLGVTLGAQGGIYIGGGIVPRLGERFARSGFRARFEAKGRFRAYLAAVPTFVITAEYPAFLGVSAILAERLAAA